From the Helianthus annuus cultivar XRQ/B chromosome 17, HanXRQr2.0-SUNRISE, whole genome shotgun sequence genome, the window taaaatccaaaaagttCTCTATATTCCAAACTTCAATTGTAACTTACTTTCAGTAAGCCGACTTGCTAAAGATTTAAATTGCTCAGTGAGTTTTCTTCCAAATTTTTGTTTTATGCAGGGCTTACAGTCGAGGAAACTGATTGGCGTGGGTAAGTGCATAAATGGTCTCTATCGGATGGGCGTGATGGTTGAAGATAGGAAGGCCATGATGTCCAAGACGGATGCTGAAGTGCGGCACAAGCGATTGGGTCACGCATCATATAGTAAACTTTGTCGGGTCGGTTTTCTTGAAAGTATTTCCTTTAATGTTAAAGACAAATTTTGTGATGCTTGTTCCAAGGCCAAGCAAACTCGTTTGCCTTTTCCGAGAAGTTCAATAAAAACTGTTGCATGTTTCGATTTAATTCATTGTGACATTTGGGGCAAGTATCGTAGGCAATCTACTTCACATGCCAATTTTTTCTTAACAATTGTCGACGATTATAGTAGAGCAGTTTGGACGTTTTTAATTAGTCACAAGAACGAAGCAAGTGATTGTTTGATAAATTTTCAAAAGATGGTAAAAACACAGTTTGGAAAATTAATCAAAAGAATCCGTTGTGATAATGGAGGAGAATTTACCTCAAACAAAATGAAAAAATTTTATGGCGAAGAAGGTATCTTGTTGGAGACGACTTGCCCACACACCCCACAACAAAATGGGGTGGTCGAAAGAAAACATCGTCACCTTCTTGAAACAGCCCGGGCACTCATGTTTCAAGCTTGTTTGCCACTAAAATTCTGGGGTGAATGTATCCAAGCTGCCACGTATATAATAAATCGTCTTCCGTCAAAAGTCATCAACAACCGAACCCCCTATGAGATCATTTTTGGCGAAGAACCTGATTATGACCGGATGAAAGTTTTCGGTTGCCTAGCGTACTACTGGAGCACCGAGACAGGGGGAGACAAATTTGCTTATCGGGGAAGACCCGGGGTTTTTATTGGATATCCCTTGGGAACAAAAGGGTACAAGGTCTACGATATCGAGAACGGGAAAATTGTAACATCTCGAGACGTCACTTTTGTGGAGCACAATTTCCCGTTTACCAGAATAAAGTCCATAATAAAAGAAGTCTCTATGTTTGAGCCTCCAGCCTTTGAAGATGAGCCTAACATGCAAGCCCAAGAGAACAATGTTAGGCCAAATGATGATGCAGATAATGCGGCATTAAATGATATTCTTGACATTGTGTCGATGAGTTCTGACCAGCCAGCCAACGCAAGCCCATCTATAGAAACGTCCACTGATGGTAGCGGTTTGGGCCAGACGACACCAGATCAGTCACCTGGCAATTCATCTGACGTTTCAGTTGAGCCAGAAGTAGCAACTTATCTTCGAGAACCAAGAACAAAGGCACCTCCTAAGCGACTAGACGACTTCGAAGTTAAATTGCCTCCGTCTGTTGACCATAAACGCACTACCACAAATCAGTCTTCTTCGACGGTACACCCCCTTGCTCACTATGTTTCTTATGATAAATTCACTAACTCTCATAAAGCTTATCTAACGGCCATTAGTTCCCACAATGAACCGAAAAACTTTAGTGAAGCCATGCAGGATCAACGATGGGTTGATGCTATGCAAAGGGAGATTCAAGCCCTTGAAGCTAATGAGACTTGGTCCCTTGAAGATCTTCCGGAAGGAAAACGTCCAATTGATTCAAAATGGGTTTACAAAGTTAAATACAAACCCAATGGAGAAGTTGAACGCTTCAAGGCACGTCTCGTTGCGAAAGGCTTCACTCAAATGGAGGGGGTAGATTATCATGACACGTTCGCACCGGTGGCTAAACTCGTCACAGTTCGGACACTCTTAGCTGTGGCGGTTAAACGAAATTGGATAACGCATCAACTCGACGTCAACAATGCGTTTCTCCATGGCGATTTGGTGGAAGAAGTTTACATGAGAATACCACAAGGTTTTGCTAAGAAAAATGAAACGAGGGTTTGTCGCCTAAGGAAATCTTTGTATGGCTTAAAGCAAGCTTCTCGAAACTGGTACCAAAAATTTTCCGCTGCACTACTTGAAAACGGGTTTTCACAATCCAAAGCCGATTACTCCTTGTTCACTCACACCAATGGCAATCGATTTGTAGCCATTCTTATATATGTCGATGACGTCATAATTACCGGTGATGATATTGAAAAAATCAACCAAACCAAAGTATTTCTCCAACAAAAATTCAGCATCAAAGATCTCGGGATTCTCAAGTACTTTTTGGGTATTGAGGTTGCAAGAACTGCAGATGGAATGGTCCTTAGTCAACGAAAATATACATTGGATATTCTTGAGGATAGTGGGTTAATCGGGTGTCGACCAAGCTCATTTCCAATGGAACAGAACCTAAAGTTAACAACTTGTGGTGAAAGCGAAAAGGTTGATGCTGGTCGTTATAGGCGAATTGTGGGACGACTCCTATACCTCCAAGCTACGAGACCCGATATTGCTTACACCGTTAATGTGCTAAGTCAATTCGTTTCGGACCCTCGACATGAACCAAATGTACGTATGCAGTTTTAATAAATCCTATTATCATTGTTGGTTCCATAACAGGTACTAGTTCTTACAAACTTTGAAATAATTTAGAGAGTCCTTgtggtttttcaaaattttggatTGGGTCCCTAGcgttccaaaagtacacggatagtcccggtggtttgcactttgtaacacatttagtccccaacttttgccaaaacTACAttgatggtccctgtggtttgcactttgtaacacatttagtccctaatGATAATTATAATGACAAGGATAACGATAAAGCTAGCTAGCtatttaattataattataaaacgTCAATAACTATCATAATATTCAAACTACAGACCAAataataacaaacaaacaaactaactTAAAGATACATAAATAATAGATTTCTTTGTGGACAAATGAGTAGATTTATAATTAAGATTAGAGGGTGTCGAGGTGTGCGAGTTAGCTGGTAAAAAGAATGataaatcaaataataataactataattGATAATAAACTCGGCCTTTCACTCAAAATCTGTTCTTGTGGGTCTGTATTAGGAAACACGAACACGTTGGCTGGAAACGTGCCTCCGAAGGCTAACCTGGGGGACCTGAGAGGGCTAGCCGGGGGGTTAAACGGGCTAAACAGTTCTGTCATGATCGACGGTGGAGAGTTTGACggtgctaaggcctacaaagatAGCAAAGTGTGCAATATGCTGACAATGCAGGAGTTCCATAGAAGGTACCATGAAGAATCAGGAATCACCTTCTCGTCCCTGTACCCCGGTTGTATCGCCACAACGGGTCTTTTCAGGGAACACATCCCGTTGTTTCGACTCCTATTTCCGCCATTCCAGAAGTACATAACCAAAGGTTACGTGTCGGAAGAGGAAGCCGGAAAAAGACTCGCTCAGGTCAGTTTACATACAACTTTTAAAACTGGAGGTTATGGTTTTACACTGCTGATATTGAACTTATTTTTGCAGGTTGTAAGCGATTCGAGCCTAACGAAATCGGGTGTGTACTGGAGCTGGAACAAGAACTCGTCTTCATTCGAGAATAGCCTTAGTCAAGAAGCCAGTGACGCGGAGAAAGCTCGAAAGCTGTGGGAGGTAAGTGAAAAGTTGGTTGGTTTGGCTTAGTCAAAGctcaaagtaaaagtcaaactcaAGAATAGTCTTAGTCAGAATGAAGGATAGTCAAATTGTGTGGTATGGTTGTGTTACTTGCGTATATGTTATGTTGTAACTTGTACGTTACAGTATAACAatgcatttttttatttttatgtatttgTTATGCTTGTGCCATGATCAATTTTGAAGGTAAGGTAACATTGTGAAAATGATTATGAGATATGACAATTTTAAAACTAAATCAAACATTAGTAATTATAAACTATAAATTAGCAACTAAATATTGCTTTATAGAGTTGTACATTATGTACAGggagattttcaaaaaaaaagttgatttttcaTTTCTACCCCAATGCTTTCCTTCTTTTGCATTTTAACCTTAAgactttttattttcatctttggCCCCTTATAAGTTTCATGTTTCACAAATTATTTGTTTTACGCttcgttttaaattttgaaaGTTAACATGCCGCAACATGCGTGTGGGGTTCGCCATTTTTTGGTCTATTTTTTTTCCATTTGACAGGTTTGTCGCAACACGTTTATTTTCCCCgttcgacttagttattcttttctacgttttacgtttcggtctaattttttCGCACTAACACACAACAACgggcgtgcgtggttcaacgattttacgtctgTTTTTCGTTTGTTgttcttttttttccttttttatttacTATATTTTTACGAAATTTTCCAAAGTTGGGGTCACTAGCAATAGTGTTGCATTAGTGCTACTTGGTACGGTTTTACGAACCTTTTTAGCCTATTAAGTTTTTTACCTataatttgtttcgagtttacccctatacttcctttacttaaaaaaaactatttttacgtgcatatttttatttacgtgtcggtataaatatGTTTGCTCTATGTTTCAACGTAAATTTTTTCTAGAAAACGatttaggtcaaatataatacttgttcattaaaaaaaattacgtGCATAATTTTATGTACTATAAATTTGAGTTGGTCTACGTTTCGATTTGGGGGATGAGTCTAGACAAATATAGTATGTATTCATGCGTATTTTATGcatgttttgtaaattttgtttcgaaCGTGTGGAGTCAAATTGTAGTTTCTTTTTCTATGTATAAGTCGGGTCacatataaatttgatttacattaccttttgatccaatcgcaatgcttatataggttactcCGGGCTCAATTCGATACGTCAAAATGCGTGTTTCCATACGGTTAAAGCATCACAcgacgtttggactaatccattcgatgtttgcgatgttctcgcgccgcaacgcgcgcggatGTTATTACTAGTATTTTATTTCAATAGCATACTTTCTGTGTTATGCTAGTACAACCTAAAAATAAATTAAGAGTTGTAGCATAAAAAACATGCAATAATATGATATGAAAAATAAATAACCTGATTCCTTTGTTTCAAACCGGGACTAGTTTCTTTTGAGGTGTGCAAATATGTTATGTTGCTGTTTATTTCAAGAAAATCAGATTATATAGCTAAGGATATATAAGCATTTTTGCAATAACCAATTAACCGATGGggaaatataaacataaatatcatATATGAGGAAATAACACTTAGGTCAGATCTTGAAGCTGAGCATATGACTACAAGAAGTCTGAAATATACCAAACTTTTAAGCTAACAAAGACCATTTTATCGTATAATTGATCGATGTTGATGTTCGTTTCAATATTCATGTCAAACTAGGAACAGAATTGACCTAATCTAAAGTAAATTGTCTTCGGGTTATCCAACTAGGTTCAACGGTTAGGCTAAATGGTGTGGTTTAACTAGCATTGGTTAGTTAAAGTGTTATGTCACTGCCATGTAGACAGTGAGGCTTTAACTAACTCATCCGTTAACTAACACGACGTGTTTAACAAAAGGTTTAAAAAAGAAATGTGATTGGTTGAATCAAAGGTGGCCCTCACACTTGGAATTGATAACGATTGTTAAGGGCTTGGCGGTGCCCCCTTGGTGCCTCTCTTTGGCTAGCATGGGATGGTGTTAGAAGCATGAACTAGCGTTAAAGGGTTGAGTGGAAGGGGGCGTTCATTCACACCATGTAGCCTTAAGGCTacagggtgtggtataaagcccctaggggctttatcatgcCACCTCAACGGCACGTCACGTCACGTCACATAGAGAGCTATAAAGTCCCTCCATTTAACTTGCATACAGTGGTTTAAAGCCCatattaaacaaaatacaaaaaaatataaataaagagAAGagatttgattggttgaaaagagTGAGCCCCACCTTCTTTCCCCTTTAACCGGCGTTAGTGCAATGGAGCTGTAACAACCTACACGTTCGTGCGtggttactactcgttatactcgttacgcctaacaccaagagattcggatcataatggagctatatcgcatacatcgctacttcgcagtattttcgcatattacgcTTACTTTATCGCTATAATACATCACATCGCACAtactaacactcacgatgacgttgagtgaggacatattctaccctcctcgatagccgtgaTATGTCGCAACGCAGACTTTGAAATATGGATATTTATACGACCCTTTGTGACTAATTATaacaaatatataatatatagaaATGTGTGAACAAaccatcgcaacgctcaacgaacaaaacgaaacatcgaaacgcaattcgccggagaccaccgatcgaatgaccactcgatcgaatggccatccgatcgggtgaccatccgatcgggttgccatctGATCCATGGCACTCCATCACCTTCTCCCCTCTTCGCCTATAAATagcacttgtcacatcacttgaacagtgatgtgacagctctcgttCGACCAGCACGCTTTTGGACCTTTtcctctcgattcctcgcgattcttgtaagttttcaactcaaatcttgtacttctttgatctacacacacttcttcatctttttcacctttgaatctcaacttttaaccgtgaaatcaacagATTTGAGGTGtcctagggtgatgtcatcatggagttcttatgaacttcaagttttgatctcattccaccaagaataactcggATCTGAATGATTTCCACATGACTTCACAACgatttcgcatagatctaaacatttttaagttaaaaggattgaaagaagtttttccaactcttttacactcaatgcactcaaaaccgatagaatcggagctcgttctgatcttctactcattcttagtgaagAGTTGGTTTAAAATCTGATTTCTATCTAAGAGACAACTGATCGCGGGTTAAACATTAACAACCATCATGAACAGTTAACTGATTGGActagtgtaacaccccaaaaacgggtttggtaatcaaaccacgttaatagtaaTGACGGGTAAAATGCCTAACTGGTAAAAAAATTaaccggtaaatattaggaatttaaataaataagcctaataataaataaaaagagAGAAGACGCTCTGAGAAGACACAGTTTATAaggagcccgagttaacgggacttaaaaataAAATGGGTTATAACTCCCCGAGCCCACAAAggaactaggaataattaacctagttagttatatGTTTGAAAATAATAAAGAAACATGGTTAAATACACTTTTTATATAACTTGtgaattagagggactaaaaggaGCAATTATGAAAGTGTtataattaaaagaaaatttgaaaccaaaacacacacatgtgtgtgtgtttggtcgACATCTACAGGATGTGAAAAGGGGGTTcttcttcaaaaccctaaatcacaaGAAATTGCTCAAAATCAAAGGGGAAATTAAGCTAATAATTGGGGCTTTAACAAAATTCATGATCACCTAAGCTAGgtgatcacaaggtatgtcaaaaTTCGTTGTTTGAttccattcaaaattctggatgAACAATTATAATTCGAAATTAGTATTGCATGAATGTTGTTTGAATGAAATTAGAATGAAATAGTGTCTAGGAATAAACCCTATTCATTAGATTGTTGAAATTATGCTCAATACTTGAGAATTCcacaatcaccattgaaggtgttAAGTGGGATTTGTAGAAACATATTAACCACTAGGATTTTGATAGTTATTCTAGTGTAATTTAAATTCCATGAAGTAAATTCAGATTTGTAGATGCTAAATTCGTGTATgtgatgtttttagggttttgattgctaAAAAATAGTGTGATAATGTCATAAACATGCTTTAATTGAAAGCTAAATTCAAACAGCttctgatcagaatttacagctGACTTGTATTGCCTGTAACGTGGACAAAACGTGACaaaacatgtgtttcttgagtctaaaatgtaattccaggaaatatctttaaaaccccactggaattGCATTTTTTCGATGAAAACTGaatgttttatgaatttttcggTATCGAAGGTTAAGGCTGCGctttctggcagaatttgcagccaattacgaatgtcataacttaATTTAAGAATGGAAttatgatctcaaatttttaCTGTAGGTAGCTTCAGGTAATTCCAAAAATCTCCAACTGTAATTccgtcaatcggataaacgaggaattttaaatgaatttttttgtaagctgcagtcagaagtgacgaatctgattgcagcttagtaaatgaatttttacgaatttttggtaaagagttagatcctgaaattttaacacaaggcCTAAACCTCCGAGAGGTACATcacataaaaaaattataatttttgaagaattgtaaacaggttaaacaggtCACAAAAAACAGCCTATTTTCAATGATATGAACTTGCCTAATTAATGTTAAGGCTTGGCTAAACAACTAGTTATgaaacttgattgttgatgttataatgcccacaaggtgtttgttaaaatgcctaagtgaatgtTCATATGTTGAAATTATGAATCAAACGCGTAGTTTCCTAGTTCGACTAATTACGTGTGATGTGGGGTAATACAAATTTTAATTATGAAGTCGATTTAGCTTATATGCACATATCATATAATTAAGGGTAGTTaacttttgaaaagttaaacTAACCATGGACGTAGCCGAATAGTAGTTTTaacatagaaaatacgtaaggtggaatagtcgtggtTATAATGaataatctaaccaccttgtgaatgatgatgatagtttgacgcttaacgagctaggtggaagcttggggaGAAAGCGGGTCAAATCGAGTCAAGCATAATGGAAAAACGTATTCGAGATGCAAAGTAAGTAAAAGCTTACACCCTTTTTATAAGACATACATTTATTCATAGATTGTAAATATGACAAAATCTATATCCGAAATATGTTTCCGACACGAAATAACACGGATCGGAACATATAAAATGATGAAAATCCTTGGTTAATGGAAAAAGGGATCTAATGGTAAAATCAGAAATGGGTCGGATGGGCGAATTGGTAgttaaaaaccatgttttgttATGTATGTAAACGTTTGGTCATATAGGCCAAACGAGCCAAATGGTGATGATAACACTATTTGGCAATAACGACTAACATTTGGTTGTCAAGTTATATGTTCACAAGATTGAACAGAAATTGAATAATTGCGTCGCTTTGGAGTAGCGACTAATAAAAGCATGGTATAAAATGAAACGGGTCTATATGTTGACCGAGCCAGATACGCATAAATAAGATATTAGTTATATGCGCGAATTTGGGTCAAATATTTAGTGGAAGCCCGTCATCGTaaatgaggggctaaagttgaccaaaacgcccttgatgaGTAAAACGGGTAAACGACCCATATGGATCATTTAGGAACTTGCGTTATGTTTATGGAATACAGGTAGATACCTTGAAGGTGGAATTTTGAAATGTGAAAAGAAAAGAGTGGATTATAGACTAAATTGCTTAAAAtcccctaaacgggtcaaaacggaCCTATGCGCATAGCTTGCGTGCTAGTTGTGTAATTCATAAGAATTATAAACCCAAGCTAAAGAATTTGTGTTAAATGCATTGGAGCATGTATTTGGTTAGTTAGAAACAAGTTAATGGTTTTAaacttaaacgggtcaaaagttttAGTAAAATAGTTTCAGGTCGAAGGCTTGAAATTCTATATTTTTGAGAAGTTAAATATCAggttttaactccatatgatggataatcaaattacgaacgcgtaggaaaaagaatcgtgtaaaacaGGCAAATAGATTAAAAGTTATGGCCATTTTAAGTTTAGTTTTTGTTAAAAACTTGAGCTGGGCAGAAAATGCAGGTCCAGAAACGGACCTGCTGGAAATTAgtttcccccgcgccacgcgatgGGATCCAGTAATTGGGGCTCGACACGCGACGATTGTCGCGACACGCGATAGAACAAAGGACTCACGCGGGAGGCACGATTTGGTGTTGGTTTTGATTACAGGTAAACTTTAGTAAGCttacggatgaagatcaagctcgttGAAGGACCGAACACAATCAAGATACAGGCTTCCGCACGGCGTTTCGTTGTCATTTTAAACGACAAACTTATTTATTTTATGTTGTAAACTATTAAGTTGCAAAAGATTAAAATTACTCGTATTTTCTACGGATCCTTAAtcgtaattacatgtttattttcgttatatatacgaaaacctttaaaataataacaagggtgttgCAACTAAGGTGATTCCTGTTCAATCGGATAACTTGGGTCATGATGGGGTTTCTATTGTTTAGTGCGctgtcataccgtctcgagcaaaccgcaaaacttttcaaaataatcaagtcAAGACGATCAGATTCGTTGGGACGgaatgccgtccgatcggattgccatccgatcagattgcacTTGAACTCCCATACTTAGTCAACTTTTCAAAGACCAACTGAATgccgaacggattgccgtccaaacggattgccatccgatcgaacgaccatccgattgTTTGACattagacttcaacacttaaGCATCTTCACAATCTTCAAAGTTCATCAGTAACTATCGGATTGCTATcggatcgagtgacaatcctgctgtggacttgttctcactaagtgtcctgccaatcggatcgctatccgatcgaacgaccgttcgatcgacgacctgaaaggtagagatacttctctgttttcaaaattctacaacgaaaacttcaaagccatcatacaatAACATatccttaccaaacgaatgtcaatccaatcgaatggccatccgatcgggtgaccatccaAACGGATTGGCATCTGATcgaatggccaaccgatcggatagccatccgatcggattaccattcgacACTTGGTTCACCCGCTACCGTTTAACGCactgttcaacgcttacgctatcaatatgtaatcaggctaatctcaaacgcgctcccttcaatccaaccaagttttgtttacttgctgaacaccgactgtgagtatactcgaacccattttatcgcattttgggtgtaacatacgttgtTATCAAATCAACTTATCAAAATGAATTATACAATTaaactgtttatcacttgcgaataactgttatgcatatttacacgtgatgctagctACATACGTGTTTGGACTTATACTCgcaaggtcccgccttaactagtatagtactatagtacccaacggggtctagttaggatgaatagcaatcgcaatcgcagctcgagtgacttagctggtagtatcggTCTTATATGTTGAGGTctctcgtttatgtatttggtaattcgcagcacttttaactatttacgctactctatcaaacttgtatactcgcca encodes:
- the LOC110926340 gene encoding uncharacterized protein LOC110926340 → MVKTQFGKLIKRIRCDNGGEFTSNKMKKFYGEEGILLETTCPHTPQQNGVVERKHRHLLETARALMFQACLPLKFWGECIQAATYIINRLPSKVINNRTPYEIIFGEEPDYDRMKVFGCLAYYWSTETGGDKFAYRGRPGVFIGYPLGTKGYKVYDIENGKIVTSRDVTFVEHNFPFTRIKSIIKEVSMFEPPAFEDEPNMQAQENNVRPNDDADNAALNDILDIVSMSSDQPANASPSIETSTDGSGLGQTTPDQSPGNSSDVSVEPEVATYLREPRTKAPPKRLDDFEVKLPPSVDHKRTTTNQSSSTVHPLAHYVSYDKFTNSHKAYLTAISSHNEPKNFSEAMQDQRWVDAMQREIQALEANETWSLEDLPEGKRPIDSKWVYKVKYKPNGEVERFKARLVAKGFTQMEGVDYHDTFAPVAKLVTVRTLLAVAVKRNWITHQLDVNNAFLHGDLVEEVYMRIPQGFAKKNETRVCRLRKSLYGLKQASRNWYQKFSAALLENGFSQSKADYSLFTHTNGNRFVAILIYVDDVIITGDDIEKINQTKVFLQQKFSIKDLGILKYFLGIEVARTADGMVLSQRKYTLDILEDSGLIGCRPSSFPMEQNLKLTTCGESEKVDAGRYRRIVGRLLYLQATRPDIAYTVNVLSQFVSDPRHEPNVRMQF
- the LOC118479295 gene encoding protochlorophyllide reductase, chloroplastic-like; its protein translation is MINQIIITIIDNKLGLSLKICSCGSVLGNTNTLAGNVPPKANLGDLRGLAGGLNGLNSSVMIDGGEFDGAKAYKDSKVCNMLTMQEFHRRYHEESGITFSSLYPGCIATTGLFREHIPLFRLLFPPFQKYITKGYVSEEEAGKRLAQVVSDSSLTKSGVYWSWNKNSSSFENSLSQEASDAEKARKLWEVSEKLVGLA